The Stomoxys calcitrans chromosome 3, idStoCalc2.1, whole genome shotgun sequence genome includes a region encoding these proteins:
- the LOC131996420 gene encoding histone H3 gives MARTKQTARKSTGGKAPRKQLATKAARKSAPATGGVKKPHRFRPGTVALREIRRYQKSTELLIRKLPFQRLVREIAQDFKTDLRFQSSAVMALQEASEAYLVGLFEDTNLCAIHAKRVTIMPKDIQLARRIRGERA, from the coding sequence atggctcgtactaagcaaactgcccgtaaatctactggtggcaaagcccctcgtaagcaattggctaccaaagctgctcgtaagagcgcaccagccaccggtggtgttaagaagccacatcgtttccgccctggtaccgttgctttgcgtgaaatccgtcgctaccagaagagtactgagttgttgatccgcaaattgcctttccaacgtttggttcgtgaaattgcccaagatttcaagactgacttgcgtttccagagctctgctgtcatggccttgcaagaagctagcgaagcctacttggtcggtctcttcgaagataccaacttgtgtgccatccatgccaagcgtgtcaccatcatgcccaaggatatccaattggccagacgtattcgtggagaacgtgcttaa